From a single Prochlorococcus sp. MIT 0603 genomic region:
- the metG gene encoding methionine--tRNA ligase, protein MTITITTPLYYVNDKPHLGSTYTTIATDVLARFHRLTGEEVIFITGVDEHGQKIQRTAKENKISPIDHCNKVSKKYKDLWRLWSISNNRFVRTTSLKHIDLVYEFFCRVKANGDIRLGQQEGWYCVGCEEYKDIDSNIDNPTCPIHQKNLEWRDEENLFFCLSNYQEEIEEIISNPTFIQPLSRQNEIKNFVAKGLKDFSISRKNVDWGIPVPGYKGHTFYVWFDALLGYISALFNDDENIDLNLVNNKGWPADLHLIGKDILRFHAIYWPAMLMSAKLSLPRKVFGHGFLTREGQKMGKSLGNVLDPEVLLKDYGEDAIRWYLLSDFKFGQDGDYQEKRFIDLVNNDLANTIGNLLNRTSSMARKWFAEDSNSFTVEIKQNKLRDLSELTIKDVIGKYHNLYLKEACQSIINLASEANLYLNDNEPWKLIKDSKNEQIVRYHLYNVLESCRIVAILLLPIVPNLSRKMLLQLSYPEPKSNWNEDLIWGKLKSITQLPDPQPIIPKIEK, encoded by the coding sequence TTGACTATAACTATTACCACTCCATTATATTATGTTAATGATAAGCCACATCTTGGAAGTACTTATACAACAATTGCAACTGATGTATTAGCTCGCTTCCACAGGCTAACAGGAGAGGAAGTTATATTTATCACTGGAGTGGATGAGCATGGTCAGAAAATTCAACGTACAGCTAAAGAAAATAAGATTAGCCCTATAGATCATTGTAATAAAGTCTCTAAAAAGTATAAAGATTTATGGCGGCTATGGTCAATATCAAATAACCGCTTTGTAAGGACTACATCATTAAAACATATAGATCTGGTATACGAGTTTTTCTGTAGAGTTAAGGCAAATGGAGATATACGCCTTGGGCAACAAGAAGGTTGGTATTGTGTCGGCTGTGAAGAATATAAAGATATAGATTCAAACATAGATAATCCGACATGTCCTATTCATCAAAAAAATCTTGAGTGGAGGGACGAAGAGAATTTATTCTTTTGTCTTTCCAATTATCAGGAGGAAATAGAGGAGATAATTTCCAATCCTACTTTTATTCAGCCTCTATCTAGACAAAATGAGATAAAAAACTTTGTGGCTAAAGGCCTAAAGGATTTTTCAATCTCAAGAAAAAATGTTGATTGGGGAATACCAGTTCCAGGCTATAAAGGTCATACTTTCTATGTATGGTTTGATGCACTTTTAGGATATATTTCAGCACTATTTAATGACGATGAAAACATTGATCTAAATTTAGTGAATAATAAAGGTTGGCCAGCAGATCTTCATTTGATAGGTAAGGATATTCTTAGATTTCATGCAATATACTGGCCAGCAATGCTAATGTCAGCAAAATTGAGTCTTCCTCGAAAAGTCTTTGGCCATGGTTTCTTAACAAGAGAAGGCCAAAAAATGGGTAAATCCCTAGGCAATGTCCTTGATCCAGAAGTATTGCTAAAAGACTATGGAGAGGATGCTATTAGATGGTATTTATTAAGCGACTTTAAATTTGGTCAAGATGGTGATTATCAAGAAAAACGTTTTATAGATTTGGTTAATAATGACCTTGCTAACACAATTGGCAATTTATTAAATAGAACAAGTTCGATGGCCCGTAAATGGTTTGCAGAAGATAGCAACTCATTTACCGTTGAAATTAAACAAAATAAACTAAGAGATTTATCTGAGTTAACAATTAAGGATGTTATCGGTAAATATCATAATCTGTATTTAAAAGAGGCTTGTCAATCGATAATTAATCTCGCTTCAGAAGCAAATTTATATTTAAATGATAATGAACCATGGAAATTAATAAAAGATTCTAAAAACGAACAAATAGTTAGATATCATTTATATAATGTCCTCGAATCCTGTAGGATAGTAGCAATATTATTATTACCCATAGTTCCCAATTTAAGTAGAAAAATGTTATTACAGTTATCTTATCCAGAGCCAAAAAGCAATTGGAATGAAGATCTCATTTGGGGCAAACTAAAATCAATTACTCAACTTCCAGATCCTCAACCAATCATACCCAAAATAGAAAAATAA
- the lptC gene encoding LPS export ABC transporter periplasmic protein LptC yields MQVIQKSRLSILFLFFLISSCSSNSNVVKEISVNSFKFKDIKLEQLDKNGLRRFLFVTKNASLDESSKTIYATNPLVTFYHNKKPSYTIRAKEASLINNGETVLLENDVLMSSLKKSNLILKTNKVLWIKDSSTAILDGFVESTINGSSFVSDSAIYKHKINTIEFNGVKNYFYRDATSSSIISVAADQAIWYGNKKKLEFNSSGKQVKTNIKLY; encoded by the coding sequence ATGCAAGTTATCCAGAAAAGTAGATTATCAATCTTATTCTTGTTTTTTCTTATATCATCATGCTCTTCCAATAGCAATGTTGTAAAAGAAATATCTGTCAACTCTTTTAAATTTAAAGATATCAAGTTAGAGCAATTAGATAAGAACGGACTAAGACGATTTTTATTTGTAACTAAAAACGCAAGTTTAGATGAATCATCTAAAACTATATATGCGACAAATCCTCTTGTTACCTTCTATCATAACAAGAAACCATCATATACTATTAGGGCAAAGGAGGCATCACTTATCAATAACGGTGAAACAGTTCTATTAGAGAATGACGTCTTAATGAGTAGTCTTAAGAAAAGTAACCTAATACTAAAGACTAATAAAGTACTATGGATAAAAGATAGTTCAACAGCAATTTTAGATGGTTTTGTAGAGTCTACAATAAATGGTTCTAGTTTTGTTTCTGATAGTGCTATTTACAAGCATAAAATTAACACAATAGAGTTCAATGGGGTTAAGAATTATTTTTATAGAGATGCTACATCTAGCTCTATAATATCTGTAGCTGCCGATCAGGCTATATGGTATGGCAACAAAAAAAAGCTAGAATTTAATTCATCTGGTAAGCAAGTAAAGACTAATATAAAATTATATTAG
- a CDS encoding cofactor assembly of complex C subunit B, whose translation MNATSTLTFTIGITMIILCLVNAIAIDELSPSIQRSELIAALSSVSILLVGYLQKQVSINKPKKAVLEGTEAFYINAELPEILKNELAWGSKMILTATASSNIIIYYENKIVLKRGLFSTSVNSFKPGKTCISTSKSGKYISLVNTKYYPDKDEFESIVKNLPSLIVVPISTDGWIIVGGWSERCFTKSDEIWIEGWTKKLESIIING comes from the coding sequence ATGAATGCAACATCAACATTAACATTTACTATAGGAATTACTATGATAATTTTATGCTTAGTAAATGCAATTGCAATTGATGAATTATCCCCTAGTATACAACGTTCAGAATTAATAGCTGCTCTTTCATCAGTATCTATTCTATTGGTAGGTTATTTACAAAAACAAGTTTCTATAAACAAGCCTAAAAAAGCAGTTTTAGAAGGTACAGAGGCTTTTTATATAAATGCTGAGCTACCTGAAATTCTAAAGAATGAATTAGCATGGGGATCCAAAATGATACTTACAGCAACAGCATCATCTAATATTATAATTTATTATGAGAATAAAATAGTATTAAAAAGAGGTTTATTTTCCACTAGCGTTAATTCATTCAAGCCTGGTAAAACCTGTATATCAACTTCTAAAAGTGGTAAATATATTTCACTAGTAAATACTAAGTATTATCCAGACAAAGATGAATTTGAATCTATAGTCAAAAACTTGCCATCTCTAATCGTAGTACCAATTTCTACCGATGGATGGATAATTGTAGGTGGATGGTCAGAGAGATGCTTTACAAAGTCAGATGAAATTTGGATAGAGGGCTGGACTAAAAAATTAGAATCAATTATTATAAATGGCTAA
- a CDS encoding bifunctional adenosylcobinamide kinase/adenosylcobinamide-phosphate guanylyltransferase, translating into MNINYTSGLVIVTGPVKSGKSIWAEKIIAHNHGKVTYIATSSIYNNDEIWKKRIQIHKERRPKEWNLVESADIFKILTTINQESSVLIDSLGGIITKSLTLNNEDWHNHRNLIVNAISTFKGLIVIVCEEVGWGVSPATHNGNLFRDRLGDLVDRLDQFSLDSWLVIHGRAINIYKNSIRI; encoded by the coding sequence GTGAACATAAATTATACATCTGGATTAGTTATTGTAACTGGTCCTGTAAAGAGTGGAAAAAGTATATGGGCAGAAAAAATTATTGCTCATAATCACGGTAAAGTAACTTATATAGCAACTAGTTCTATATATAATAACGATGAAATATGGAAGAAAAGAATACAGATACATAAGGAAAGACGACCTAAAGAATGGAATCTTGTAGAATCAGCTGATATATTTAAGATTCTTACAACTATCAATCAAGAGTCATCGGTCTTAATTGATTCATTAGGAGGTATAATAACAAAGAGCCTAACATTAAATAATGAAGATTGGCATAATCATCGCAACTTAATTGTTAATGCCATCTCAACTTTTAAGGGACTTATTGTAATTGTATGTGAAGAGGTTGGTTGGGGAGTATCTCCAGCAACTCATAACGGTAATTTATTCAGAGACAGGCTTGGAGATCTAGTAGACAGGTTAGATCAATTTTCATTAGATAGCTGGCTGGTTATTCATGGCAGAGCTATTAATATATATAAAAATAGTATAAGAATTTAA
- a CDS encoding tRNA (cytidine(34)-2'-O)-methyltransferase: MNNFRVGLFEPRIPQNTGNIGRTCLAFNLKLDLIYPLGFDLNDKYLKRAGLDYWQHLDVTTHINFQSYSNFIKGSRIIGFSKKGGIDLKEFHFSNNDCLLFGREDLGLPNNIREQCDSICSINMPGISTLSNTSGVRSLNLSVACGIAVYSAYNS, encoded by the coding sequence ATGAATAACTTTAGAGTTGGCTTATTTGAACCAAGAATACCTCAAAATACAGGAAATATTGGAAGAACTTGTTTAGCATTTAATTTAAAATTAGATCTAATTTATCCATTAGGATTTGATTTAAATGATAAATATTTAAAACGCGCAGGCCTAGATTATTGGCAACATCTTGATGTAACAACACATATTAATTTTCAATCCTATTCTAATTTTATTAAAGGATCTCGAATAATAGGTTTCAGCAAAAAAGGAGGTATAGATTTAAAAGAATTTCATTTTTCTAATAATGACTGTCTTCTATTTGGCCGTGAGGATTTAGGTTTACCTAACAATATTAGAGAGCAATGTGATTCTATTTGTTCTATTAATATGCCAGGCATATCAACTTTATCAAATACTAGTGGTGTTAGAAGTTTAAATCTTTCTGTAGCCTGTGGAATCGCTGTATACAGCGCTTATAATTCATAA
- a CDS encoding peroxiredoxin, translated as MTDGCLRVGQPAPNFTAEAVIDQEFKQISLSDYRGKWVVLFFYPLDFTFVCPTEITAFSDQFSDFSSKNTEILGVSVDSKHCHLAWIQTPRNRGGIGDITYPLVSDLKREIATSYNVLNDDGEADRGLFLINPDGIIMHCTINKAPVGRNVDETLRILQGYQYVASNPDKVCPANWTPGDKTMLEDPKGSKEYFASL; from the coding sequence ATGACAGACGGGTGTTTAAGAGTTGGTCAACCAGCACCAAATTTCACTGCTGAAGCAGTAATAGATCAAGAGTTTAAGCAAATCTCTCTTTCTGACTATAGAGGGAAATGGGTAGTCCTTTTCTTTTACCCACTTGACTTTACTTTTGTTTGCCCAACAGAGATAACTGCCTTTAGTGATCAGTTTTCAGATTTTTCTTCCAAAAATACTGAAATTTTAGGTGTATCTGTTGATAGTAAGCATTGTCATCTTGCTTGGATACAAACACCACGAAATAGAGGCGGAATTGGAGATATTACCTATCCACTTGTTTCAGACCTCAAGCGAGAAATAGCCACTTCCTATAACGTCTTAAATGATGATGGAGAAGCCGATAGAGGATTGTTTCTGATTAATCCTGATGGTATTATCATGCATTGCACTATTAATAAAGCACCTGTTGGTAGAAATGTTGATGAAACACTAAGGATTTTACAGGGTTATCAATATGTAGCGTCAAACCCAGACAAGGTATGTCCTGCTAATTGGACGCCTGGTGATAAAACAATGTTAGAGGATCCAAAAGGTAGTAAAGAATATTTTGCAAGTCTTTAA
- a CDS encoding ATP-dependent metallopeptidase FtsH/Yme1/Tma family protein, translating into MFSSFNSNGVSDSGSYSKLLNDIRSGDVESMILIPLKREVLVNYINGTSRNIPIFNNDQNIIRLAETTSTPLSVKDIKYEQSVSSLTATFSLGIIFVIFCSLLIKNSLKIANKSLTFISGKSITNDSSSIDTRFEDLAGMPEAIAEVSEIVSFLKQPEKFTDLGARIPKGFLLAGPPGTGKTLLAKAIAGEAGVPFVSTSGSQFVELFVGIGAARVRNLFSQAIQNAPSIIFIDEIDSIGRERGSGFGGGNDEREQTLNQLLTEMDGYSDNSGVIVIAATNRPDCLDSALMRPGRFDRRIDVLLPDRIGREQILSIHARSKPLSKDFSIKEWAIKTPGFTGAELSNLLNEAAIIAARDNKQCISNKDLDKALDRIKLGLQNPSRTSLKFQRVTAYNEIGRALITYLIKGCDTLDKITILKIPNNLGGKTLLTIPDEIYDTGLQTRNYLNKKIIVSLAGRATEELIFGSSEITQISESNYRIATDITRKMVTRYGFSDLGPLVISKGNSQYTLDKALLRSKSIYANKTNKEVDKQVEQIMITSLAIAKRTLKPYLNIIDKLADQLIEKEVLTKSEFEDLISQYGIMTSTYK; encoded by the coding sequence GTGTTTTCCAGTTTTAATTCAAATGGAGTTTCTGATAGTGGAAGCTATAGTAAGCTTTTGAACGATATTAGATCAGGCGATGTAGAATCAATGATCTTAATACCATTGAAAAGAGAAGTTTTAGTTAATTATATAAATGGTACCTCTAGAAATATACCTATTTTCAATAACGATCAAAATATAATACGACTAGCTGAGACTACATCTACACCCTTAAGCGTTAAAGATATTAAATATGAGCAGTCAGTATCATCATTAACAGCAACTTTTTCACTTGGAATAATTTTCGTTATATTTTGCTCACTATTAATTAAAAACTCACTAAAAATTGCTAATAAAAGCCTAACATTTATTAGTGGCAAGTCAATCACAAATGACTCTTCATCAATAGATACTCGTTTTGAAGACTTAGCAGGAATGCCTGAAGCGATAGCCGAAGTAAGTGAAATAGTTTCATTCCTGAAGCAACCAGAGAAATTTACAGATTTGGGAGCACGAATACCTAAGGGTTTCCTATTAGCAGGACCGCCAGGTACAGGTAAAACTCTTTTAGCAAAAGCTATAGCAGGAGAAGCAGGAGTTCCTTTTGTTTCTACATCAGGATCTCAATTCGTAGAACTATTTGTTGGTATAGGTGCTGCAAGAGTAAGGAATTTATTTAGTCAGGCTATTCAGAATGCTCCAAGCATCATTTTTATTGATGAGATTGATTCTATCGGAAGAGAAAGAGGTTCTGGCTTTGGCGGAGGTAACGATGAGAGAGAACAAACACTAAATCAACTATTAACCGAGATGGATGGATATAGCGATAATTCTGGTGTAATAGTTATAGCAGCTACAAATAGGCCGGACTGCCTTGATAGTGCTTTAATGAGACCAGGAAGATTTGATAGAAGAATAGATGTATTATTACCAGACAGAATTGGCAGAGAACAAATTCTGTCCATCCATGCAAGGTCAAAACCACTATCTAAAGATTTTTCAATTAAAGAATGGGCTATAAAAACACCAGGATTTACAGGAGCTGAACTATCTAATTTGCTGAACGAAGCTGCAATAATTGCAGCAAGGGATAATAAGCAGTGTATAAGTAATAAAGACCTTGATAAAGCCTTAGATAGAATAAAACTAGGATTACAGAATCCTTCTAGAACAAGCCTAAAATTTCAGAGGGTCACAGCATACAACGAAATAGGAAGAGCATTAATAACATATCTAATTAAAGGTTGTGATACCTTAGACAAAATAACAATATTAAAGATACCTAATAATTTAGGTGGCAAGACATTATTAACTATTCCAGATGAAATATATGATACTGGTTTGCAAACACGAAATTATTTAAATAAAAAAATAATTGTCAGCCTAGCAGGCAGGGCAACAGAGGAGCTTATATTTGGCTCTTCTGAAATAACCCAGATTTCAGAATCAAATTATCGAATTGCTACAGATATTACACGTAAAATGGTAACTAGATATGGGTTTTCAGATCTTGGGCCTTTAGTAATTAGCAAAGGTAATTCACAATATACCTTAGACAAAGCTTTATTACGTTCTAAATCAATCTATGCGAATAAAACGAATAAAGAAGTAGATAAACAAGTCGAACAAATCATGATAACTTCACTAGCAATAGCAAAGAGAACACTAAAACCATATTTAAATATAATTGATAAGCTAGCAGATCAGCTAATTGAAAAAGAGGTTTTAACTAAATCAGAGTTTGAAGATTTAATTTCACAATATGGCATAATGACTAGTACATATAAATGA
- the rpmF gene encoding 50S ribosomal protein L32: protein MAVPKKKTSKGKRNQRHAIWKAKAGVAAQKALSLGKSVLTGRAQGFVYPIEEEEDES, encoded by the coding sequence ATGGCAGTACCAAAGAAAAAGACTTCTAAGGGCAAGCGGAATCAACGTCATGCTATATGGAAAGCTAAGGCTGGCGTTGCAGCTCAAAAAGCACTTTCACTTGGAAAGTCAGTCTTAACAGGTAGAGCACAAGGCTTTGTATACCCTATTGAGGAAGAGGAGGATGAGTCCTAA
- a CDS encoding DUF565 domain-containing protein, with product MKTYKTNYDNFLKYLTDFLSQSFLGPWKLRSIGLISLLSGFYLSSILSPYYLKLFNQRIIVVLLFFLTVEIFIRIRKIFIASKSKYILLILDNLRIGITYSLVLEAFKLGS from the coding sequence ATGAAGACATATAAAACCAATTACGATAATTTCCTCAAATATTTAACTGATTTTCTTTCTCAATCCTTCCTTGGACCATGGAAGCTTAGAAGCATAGGTTTAATCTCATTATTATCTGGATTTTATTTATCAAGCATATTAAGCCCTTATTATCTTAAGCTATTTAACCAGAGAATAATTGTAGTCTTATTGTTCTTTTTAACCGTAGAGATATTTATAAGAATTAGAAAGATATTTATTGCCAGTAAAAGTAAATATATCTTACTTATTTTAGATAATCTTAGGATAGGTATAACCTATTCACTAGTTCTCGAGGCATTTAAGCTTGGTTCCTAG
- a CDS encoding HAD-IA family hydrolase: MKSLKTVFWDLDGTIADTELSGHRVAFNLAFKDYSLRWNWSKESYIRLLSVSGGKNRIAFYSKQQGNKLSEKLIQHIHTRKQYYYRMLVLDGNIQIRCGVIRLIKEIADKGTKQYIVTTSSKYAVEALIKKYFDNKTFEGYICSEDISKSKPNPESYMLAMNKSNSTPNNSIAIEDSLIGLKSAKEAGLKCVVTYSPWHIHNNNNSYDAELVVDHLGDNDNIPNVFAGELTEENVNYNSLLSLLNHKEL; encoded by the coding sequence ATGAAGAGTTTAAAGACTGTTTTTTGGGATCTAGATGGCACTATAGCCGATACAGAATTAAGTGGCCATAGAGTTGCTTTCAATTTAGCATTTAAAGATTATTCCTTGCGTTGGAATTGGAGTAAAGAATCCTATATAAGATTATTGTCAGTTTCTGGAGGTAAAAATAGAATTGCTTTTTATTCTAAACAGCAAGGTAATAAGCTCTCAGAAAAACTCATTCAACATATACATACTCGAAAACAATATTATTATAGGATGTTAGTACTTGATGGTAATATCCAAATTAGATGCGGAGTAATTAGACTCATTAAAGAGATTGCTGATAAAGGAACAAAGCAATATATAGTAACAACTTCAAGTAAATATGCAGTTGAAGCCTTAATTAAGAAATACTTTGACAATAAGACTTTTGAAGGATACATTTGTTCAGAGGATATATCTAAATCAAAACCTAATCCAGAATCTTATATGCTAGCAATGAATAAAAGCAATTCTACTCCAAACAATTCGATAGCAATAGAAGACTCATTAATAGGTCTGAAATCAGCTAAAGAAGCTGGTTTGAAATGTGTGGTAACATATTCGCCTTGGCATATTCATAATAATAATAATAGTTATGATGCAGAATTAGTAGTAGATCATCTTGGAGATAATGATAACATTCCTAATGTATTTGCTGGAGAACTAACAGAAGAAAATGTTAATTACAATTCTCTATTATCCTTGCTTAATCATAAGGAATTATGA
- the recJ gene encoding single-stranded-DNA-specific exonuclease RecJ, with the protein MQKIIWNVPTSINISPLNNIALTDNIKEVLYRRGFTSPNKLNEFISPPSPENPSDHFPFLDKAASRVEDSIRLKQEVAICGDYDADGMTSTALLVDLFRKLGGRAVPFIPSRTEDGYGLNNTIIDQIHSYGIKLLITVDNGVSAINSLQYAKQLGIDVIITDHHRINNKIDNIYALIHPETTPINSPYKTVAGVGVTYLLALEIAKKFDNLSALNISRDLLCIGTIADMSPLTGVNRYWLKKWISNLHNTQCLGLKGIIKKSKLGSKPITAKDIGFKIAPRINSIGRIDNPKFIIDLLLEQDNTNVLQKVDKCEEINTRRKLITRQIEEEALKLLQNKSIDGKSFILLAQSHWNCGVIGIVAARIMERYSLPTAILSCDGEGLFRASVRSPKGINVIEILNKCSDLLEVYGGHSAAAGFTVKASNLMKLEEKLQSLASNHLSKSSLYSSLSPESYLSFSDINKELIEDLNILEPFGIGNPQPLFWTRRCRVIKYKIGYFGQLILLLEQNGIKIEGTQWSPRSNTNTIPEFIDIAFNIELLVTNKDTKPTIIIVDYKKYSTMLKFSINKREYSCEIDSNQLIIIKNQNNDSIKCNLSSKEEYLNFKRKNNNYINRLLEISTAILGINTRNY; encoded by the coding sequence GTGCAGAAAATCATATGGAATGTACCAACATCAATTAATATATCACCCTTAAATAATATAGCCTTAACAGATAACATCAAGGAAGTTCTATACAGAAGAGGTTTTACATCACCAAATAAACTTAATGAATTCATATCACCTCCTTCACCAGAAAATCCATCTGATCATTTCCCTTTTTTGGATAAAGCAGCATCTCGCGTAGAGGATTCAATACGCCTTAAGCAAGAAGTGGCAATATGTGGCGATTATGATGCTGATGGCATGACAAGCACAGCTTTATTAGTTGATTTATTTAGGAAGCTAGGAGGTAGAGCTGTTCCTTTTATTCCTTCAAGGACAGAAGATGGCTATGGACTTAATAATACAATAATAGATCAGATTCATTCGTATGGTATAAAGCTATTGATTACAGTAGATAATGGAGTTTCTGCGATTAATTCCCTGCAATATGCTAAGCAACTTGGTATTGATGTAATAATTACTGATCATCACAGAATTAATAACAAAATAGATAATATTTATGCTCTTATTCATCCAGAAACAACTCCTATAAACTCACCCTATAAAACTGTTGCTGGAGTAGGGGTAACATATCTACTGGCATTGGAGATTGCAAAGAAGTTTGATAACTTAAGTGCTCTTAATATCTCAAGAGATTTACTATGCATAGGAACTATTGCTGATATGTCTCCACTTACAGGTGTTAATAGGTATTGGTTGAAAAAATGGATTAGTAATCTCCATAATACACAATGTTTAGGTCTGAAAGGTATCATTAAAAAATCTAAATTAGGTAGTAAGCCAATAACAGCTAAAGATATTGGCTTTAAGATTGCTCCTCGTATTAATTCTATAGGAAGAATTGATAACCCCAAATTTATAATTGACCTTTTGTTAGAACAAGACAATACAAATGTTTTACAAAAAGTAGACAAATGTGAGGAAATTAATACTCGCAGAAAGTTAATTACTAGGCAAATTGAAGAGGAGGCTCTTAAGCTTCTTCAGAATAAATCTATAGATGGTAAATCATTTATCTTGCTAGCCCAAAGCCACTGGAATTGTGGAGTTATCGGAATAGTAGCAGCACGAATAATGGAAAGATATTCCTTGCCAACAGCAATATTATCGTGTGATGGAGAAGGTTTATTTAGGGCATCCGTTAGATCTCCTAAAGGTATTAATGTTATAGAAATACTAAATAAATGTTCTGATTTGTTAGAGGTATACGGAGGACATTCTGCTGCAGCTGGTTTTACTGTAAAAGCAAGTAATTTAATGAAGCTAGAAGAAAAGCTACAATCATTGGCTTCAAATCACCTATCTAAAAGTAGTTTATACTCGAGCCTAAGCCCAGAATCCTATTTATCATTTAGTGATATCAATAAAGAACTTATAGAAGACTTAAACATTTTAGAACCCTTTGGAATTGGTAATCCCCAACCATTATTTTGGACTAGACGTTGTAGAGTCATTAAATATAAAATTGGTTATTTTGGACAATTAATATTATTACTTGAACAAAATGGTATCAAAATTGAAGGAACACAATGGTCTCCAAGAAGTAATACTAATACTATCCCAGAATTCATTGATATAGCATTTAATATAGAGCTTCTGGTGACAAATAAAGACACTAAACCTACCATTATTATAGTTGATTATAAAAAATACTCAACTATGTTGAAGTTCAGTATAAATAAAAGAGAGTATAGTTGTGAGATAGATTCTAATCAACTTATTATAATAAAAAATCAAAATAATGATTCAATAAAATGTAATTTATCCTCAAAAGAAGAATATCTCAACTTTAAGCGCAAAAATAATAATTATATAAATAGATTGCTAGAGATATCTACTGCTATTCTAGGAATAAACACAAGAAATTACTAA
- the psb30 gene encoding photosystem II reaction center protein Ycf12/Psb30 — protein MILLDRLWFYSIEIFHNSSMGNLLPLAAVALAGPAIIALVFYRRGA, from the coding sequence TTGATACTACTAGATCGCTTATGGTTTTATAGTATTGAGATCTTTCACAATAGTTCAATGGGAAACTTATTGCCTCTTGCAGCAGTTGCTCTAGCAGGACCTGCAATTATTGCACTAGTCTTTTATAGAAGAGGCGCTTAA
- a CDS encoding YkgJ family cysteine cluster protein, which yields MAITNEKWSCVKDCGACCKLDPKERTEALSVLSPHDKDLYLSLVGNDGWCRFYNKAERNCSIYKTRPSFCNVNKVIKIFNVSIESKESFLIKCCKEQIRYIYGGRSKEMKRFINNLVN from the coding sequence ATGGCTATAACGAATGAGAAATGGAGTTGTGTCAAGGATTGTGGGGCATGCTGTAAGCTTGACCCAAAGGAAAGGACTGAGGCCCTGTCAGTTCTTTCACCTCATGATAAGGATTTATACCTTTCCTTAGTAGGAAATGATGGTTGGTGTCGTTTTTATAACAAGGCAGAGAGGAACTGCAGTATTTACAAGACACGACCATCATTCTGCAACGTTAACAAAGTTATAAAGATATTTAATGTATCAATAGAAAGCAAAGAATCATTTTTAATCAAATGCTGTAAAGAACAAATCAGATATATTTATGGTGGCCGAAGTAAAGAAATGAAGCGCTTTATAAATAATCTAGTTAATTAG
- a CDS encoding TMEM165/GDT1 family protein — protein sequence MSNNSSDMVTKKPPINNNESYLTTLLTTFVAVFFAEIGDKTQIATLLLSADTGKPLIVFVAATSALILTSLIGVLIGSFISSRVNPVIFKRVAGTLMIIIGLLIIIHISTNIDFFIT from the coding sequence ATGTCAAATAATTCATCTGATATGGTTACAAAGAAACCTCCTATTAATAATAATGAGAGTTACTTAACAACCTTACTGACTACCTTTGTTGCGGTCTTTTTTGCTGAAATAGGAGACAAGACACAAATAGCAACATTACTTTTATCTGCTGATACTGGGAAACCATTAATTGTTTTTGTCGCTGCTACTTCTGCTCTAATACTCACAAGCTTAATAGGTGTATTAATTGGCAGTTTTATTTCTTCTCGTGTTAACCCAGTTATATTTAAAAGAGTTGCAGGAACATTAATGATAATCATAGGATTACTAATAATTATACATATTTCTACTAATATTGACTTCTTTATTACTTAA